Part of the Benincasa hispida cultivar B227 chromosome 12, ASM972705v1, whole genome shotgun sequence genome is shown below.
caatttctttcttATTATGAAGgcttatcaattaattaatatatctgAATCTAGTCAAAGCCGCGCACTCTAccctattagaaaatctacaACCatattagccaattttgataaaaattcaaaactagccctaattcagtttaaaatttttcattctcACGACGATACAAGTTAAAAACTgaaaaagcattaagaaaatgTCAAATCTCATTGCAGACATACTAACAAGTCGGAAAGCCATATCTTGTAGCATATTATTCGGAATAAGAGgccatgatttatttggaaaaggaTTATATTAAGGCATACATGAGCTTTGGACCAAAaaaaagtctagaccctaaacatgcgattcctaatacgtgcaactaaatcaatcaatattgtaACAGGCGTATGGCGATTTCCTAAACAAGGAATtacaacaaattaattttactgACTAGACCGTTTATGACACGAGGGCCGAGTCTAGGGTCTCTGTAAAGAAATTCTGGAACTAATCATTAATATAATGAAATCGCAGTCGCAAAAGAATTCACACAGAAGAATACACTGTTAATATAATTAGAAAAACCTTCAAAGAAAATTAACATAAGAAGTACATTAACTTAGCGTCAAAGAAAATTGAGATGAGAAGATTACCCTCCTCAAATTTCGATGAGACAAATCAAGAATGCCTTCAATCCATCGTTAACGacccaaaataaataaaaaactaatcTAAAGATATATAAAATCTGAACGGACAAGAAGAAGGAGGATATGAAGATTAACTTCGGCCTCCATCGATTATAGGGCCTCCAAAATTTGGCAATATTTGACCTACGGGCCAGAAGAGAGGTATTTATATAGGAATCCATCGTAGCGTTGGCAACGCTCACCCCGCGTGCCCCCCTGCTCTTCTGTCACCAAATGTCGTACGTCGTTGCAATGGCTTAGAGAGGCATACAACCTAAGAGTCGTTCGTCACACAAGCGTTGGGGTTGAAAGCGTTGCGGGCATTGTAATGCGTACGTTGGTTGAAATAATCCTGGAGCTGTGTGACGCTGTAGGAGTGTTGCACGCTGTAACCCATTGCTAGAAACTCGATGCTCGACAACTCGATACTCGATCCCTCGTCACTTTGTAGCGTTTTCTTGAATAACACGACAACCTCTTAACTGAGGCGTGCCTCaaactgttgggaatgtcctagaactcgcagtttcCGTGTTAAacattataattttatcaataaaCAATGAACATGTTGATTTTGTATCTTATTAATGAAAATCCCAATTATGCATCATGCTCATAGTCCTGAAATGCTGTAACTTAGTAGTGACATAAATaagatcaagttgacagtatataagCCTAaaggtctaataagtatatggaatgaaattggatatctcatcctggtaatactatggatgcggcccactctgtagttgttttACAAGAAAGTTGTAAAGTGGccacaaacgatgtgatccacaaatcgttcaagTTGTGACAATGAGAAGtggggggcatcctatgcatcAATTTGGctatagactggaccatgaaaatagtcaACTTTCTTTATAAGCCGTTTACTGTTAAATTGACTATTTTATTATATACAACCTAGGATTTAACTCGAATCTTAATCTTAGCCTATCTATGACCCTATTTGTTTTTCGGGATTATCCTGacctgcaaacggtgagagtaatccaacaagcactgctcaataagctttaccattttggggataagactaatgaATAGCTGGGACCATAGCCTGCAAACATGGGAATCACTCCTACCCCTCTATTAGGGTTAGCAATAGGTTGTTTCTCTTAATAATGACCTCCAGGTCTTAAAATCGGGGCCCCCCgcctctcatgatagagaaaggatttgattctaaagagattatgaatcagaattgtcattatgtatgtatgtgtatatgtatatatcttAAGGAAACGAAGAATGTGGGGTATAACGTATTTTacgacctagctgtgattacaaacaacctgtgaaggatcgctACCTGATTATGGTTTATTAAGTGGaccataatatatctacatgaggggagttcaactatgggctatagtggagtggtcccattagttaacgaaatAGGGGTTGGATCGGACtatgagtttaaccgattaatctcgaatcgtttggagcctatgatctgtaggccagaggtccccctactagctgtaaatgataagctttagggtagcttgaagattaattttgaaaaacgtttaaattaaacggaacaagagaataaatatttaaaatatgattaatatataaagatgattattgtgcaaaaaataatttaaatatttgatattaaataattgttttaaataaattttatggatttaattttaagaaaatcaattttgaaattaataaattttaataatcatttttggtttaaaaagaaaatgaaatcgtTTGCATGTTGCCACAATGAAAATGGGTTATTTTTccttaccatcatctttatgttCACCAAAATGCAATTATCTTTCTTGACTTTTGATTCCCTCgaagcatgagttgcaagccatgcactccatctctttgcatgtttcATCTATTATATATTAAGAAGAGTTTGAGTTTATTGGAAGAGTAAGGataaaatcaaaagaatttttgaagagattttttttctgAAGTAAAGTTGCTTCTTCAAAGTTGGTGTTGCTGTGAAGTTTCTCTGGTTTTTTCACATCTTCAAAACtatcttgagtcccacaactctgtctAAAAGCGGCCAAAGCTAGTAgagaaggctttgaggtggtttcACGGTTAATAAAAGTGAAGACAGCAAGCTAAACAGGCGTTTTCTTGGAGAAGTTCACAAAGGTATTCCATAAAACCCACTTTTTGAGAAGAGCATGCGTTTATTTTTTTTGCCTAAAATTAGTGAGATTAGAAAGCTTTATGGATCCTTGAATACTTTGTTGCATATTGTTTaactctatcaattggtatcaagaGCAATCTTTTAAAGCTTTCAATTCGGTCCTAATTTGGCAAGGTGAGTGTTTTTTCAATGAGATATAGAACTGATGTACTGCTAATGGTTTTCTTCctattttggcattttaattcttctttaaatttctcAATTAATATTTGTAAATTGGCTCTTGTTGATGAGCATTTATGTGTAGGAAGAGTctaataatttatttggagtcattgaatttgaaattaagaatgtaattgaagaaacaaagcAAAGGAGGTCGAGACTGCTGTTTTTCGAGAATTTTTAGTTTCAACTTAAAAAACTATTGCTGAGGTcccagttgctaaacgatcgttagcTCCAAAAAATGTTACACGATGAgaggaaaaagctagacgatcgttagTAATATGTAACTGGTTATTGTGATGTTAACACTAAAACGATCGTGTACtgcgggagctaagcgatgcactCATTTGCTATACGAAGCAattaacgatcgtttagtttttgtccaTGGGAACTAGACGTTCGTTGATTTTTGCTAAACCTATTGGCGCTATAACGAACGTTCAGCAAACGATGCCACGCTAAAACCGATGCAAAATAAAATGCTTACGTGAAGCATGAGCGCTCGTTTGGGTTGCAGAGCtaaagcgatcgtgtagataaatgcTATGCCGACGCGAATGTGTTCTATACGatgaagctatgcgatcgtttactgtGGGCAATACTAAAGACGACTTGAATGCGCTAGGCGATGGTGTTATGCGATCGCTTTAGGTACTCTATGCGATAGAGCCACAGCGTGCACTGCGAATGGAACAAACTAATCGTCTAGTCCTATGCAATAGagtttaaacgatcgttcaggtTTAGGAAACACTATAACAATTTGGTGGTACTTCCTCTCTCACAACGCCCAGGTGGTGACAACCTAGACCGGATTACATCCAGGGTGTTACACACCCTTAGCAGCATATTGAGGTTAGACCACCAAGAGCAACCGGTTCGACTGGTTTTTACTCAAGGTTCAATCTGGTTCAACCTCAAATGTTTGTGGGTTGGTCTAGTTCAAACGTTGTTGGTCTGGTTCAAGAATTTGTTGGTCCGGTTTCAGACTCGTCCAGTCCCAGTCAAGTTGTTTTGGGTTCAGTTTGGAGTGGTTCAGTGGGTTCAATAGACAGTTTTTGAAGCTGTTTATAATAGTTAGTTTCTGTTTCCTTATTTATGCCAAGAACGAAAACCATAAACAGTTTAGTAATTTAATTGTTAATGAATGGAGATGTATGtgatattaaataaattcatgtatGTGCATAGAGTATGCCATGtaagatttaaaaccccaccgtgGAAGCATGTTTACAGCATTAACAGTGTGCTATAATAGTTTAANNNNNNNNNNNNNNNNNNNNNNNNNTGCTCTGATATATGTGCAaaatagagaaagagaaaaagatgaaatatctCGATATATATCATAAGTTGTTTAACACAACTTATGAAATTGGTGGATCATATAACCCCTAATTGTAGTAGTCCATCTATTAATTCCATGTGAATGGCTACCAAATCACAATGTATTGACTCCAATATATATGGCTAGTTATGGTgatgggatttttttttatgaaaaattgcaaatatatatatatatatatatatatatatatatatatatatatatattttttttgtaaaaactgATTgccatttttcataaaaaaaaatcccatcACCATAACTAGCCATATATATTGGAGTCAATACATTGTGATTTGGTAGCCATTCACATGGAATTAATAGATGGACTACTACAATTAGGGGTTATATGATCCACCAATTTCATAAGTTGTGTTAAACAACTTGTATATATATATCGagatatttcatctttttctctttctctatttTGCACATATATCAGAGCAACTCAATCTTATAACTCTATACCCTCAATACAAACTTCCTAACTTGTTATATGAACTCTAGATTTGAGATGTGTGATAAAATTGGGCAAATGTGTATAGTTCAAAGTATacgatttttctattttataatctataaattaacattcattttatattttatttaatgtgaGATAGATCAATGAAAGatactactttttttaattcgataattatgGATTGAAGATTGAACAATCGACTTGAAAATGTATGTGCTTTATGGACTATGGTGGTTGATCGATCTAGAAGAAATTcgagctttaatgtcggttttaagccgacattaaagggctttaatgtcggttggcaaccgacattaaagatagtattattaaagccctttaatgtcggttttaaaccaaccttaaagggttttaataacaccaataacacagccttcaatgtcggttgcaaccaacattaaaggtctttagtgattaaagtCTGTTGGTTGCAACTGATAttaaagccttttttttttattcttaaccgacattgaagcccgaatctgtccgttttttttttaaaattccgttaccgaatccattttttggtcaaataagttaaaaacgacattatatgtcCCGTGTTGGGCCAGAAAATGTTcgtcattgttttatattaaaaagtataaaaaaatttgcatggtgagcccatcaatatttgtcttccacctatgaatttatccacaaacaagaatcaatatttccaatccattacatatactcatcaatatttgtctttcacctatgaatttatccaccaaaatttgcaaaacaataccaaaactagactttcatagaatacagcTTATACCAAAGCCACCATTTCTCttattcacaaatatcaattagtactaattccatgaatactACTTAACACCAAATACCCCATgaacacaaaaaatatattatacataaatcttccaataataaacagatcatgtcttccacctatgaatttatccacaaacaagaatcacaataccaaaaccagactttcatagaatacttacaccaagccatcatttctctcattcacaaatatcatattagtactaattccattcacaaagatcatggttagataaatttacattcattctaagctagcatttacattctattgagacaaaaaacaagaattgcatacttacacaaatcggccaacaaaacttgcccattggGTCTGAATTACGTCGATCTCTTCTTGCGTATATGcatcttttgtattgaactacaaaaaggaaaaaaaaataaattcaacataagtttacgtccatttattaaattaaatctagtactatataaaaaataaataatttacgtacgAACCCAAtaatgggagtagtaggattatgtATATTTCGTAtaatgggagtagtaggatAAGCTAGTACTATATCCAGGATTCATACATATATTACTCAAACACTAATATCTATCTAGATCATGAAACCTGAAATCATGAAAAAGACAACAAAGGATGGAATGAGAAACCTTGAAGgagaattcaataaaattaGAACTACAATAGATAAACAATTCAACTATAATGCAAGTACATAGCAAGGTACCATCTAGGCTAACAGATggtaaataatatcaaaatcaataactccCAAATACAGGTCATAAGATACAAAACTCTAAGAACCATGACCGACACTATGATATAGAGTAGACTGACACTACGATATAGAGCAGCTGCCTCATTTCCATGAACACGGCTAGacatttttcactttttttttaccaCAAATTTTTTTCACTTTAAATAATAAAGCAAGAGATCTGAAATAATGGAAAGACTTACAAATGCCAGCATATCCTGGAGATAGCTCctgaatggtgtttgcatggcctgccaaaagaataaaataattcaaactAATAACCATCTAACTACTATTTAGAATTCAACATCTTGTGCTTAGTTGGGGAAAAACAACAAACTCCAATACAGTCAAGAGTTAGTTCCCAGTGACCATGAAAAGTTATAGAAATTTAACCATAAAAAAACACTAGATTTCGAGAATATTGCACGCTCAATAATTATATTAAGAGCATGTTGAATATAGAAATAAAGCTGAAGATTATTTGGTTATGATAAACATATAACACATTTCTGTTTGGGCTCGAACCGATCTAATGAAGAGATAGACATCTATAGTAGGAAAAAACCTGAAGATCATCAGGAAGGTACTGATGCTTCATGGAAAGGTCTATGGTCCGCTTCAAACATTGATTGCGCGCATCAACAACCTCCCTGGGGAGTCGATTCAAAGCCTCTTTCACATCAATATCATAATATGGATCATATAGATCGTCGTATCGAAGACCTAACATAGTAATACAACCCAAAATCAATTTCCACGGAACAAAATTCGAAATCAACGCCATAGAAAAAGAAACGATTAGGGTTTCAATTACCATAATTACGGAGGCGTTGGGTGAGCGCTTTCATGTGTTGACGAGCAAACCAGTTCTTCTTTGGGTCGATGAAGGACTGCAAAAAGGATGCCATTTTGATCTCTCTCATTTCTTCCTCCGTAAAAATTTACTCTCTGATTTTTCCGTCAGAACAAGGTTGGTTAACGAACATGAACTTCAGGCATGGACAAAATCAATATACGAACATGAGCTGCACAACGATTAGATCCAACAAGATGGAGCTGCTCTTCCGTCAAATCCGTTGTCGAGAGAAACAAGCAAGGGATATTCAAGAATCAacaagaaaaatcataaaaacttCCAAAATCTTACCCAAAAAACTCTAGCAAGAAGTGACAGATTCCAACGGCTAGATTTGGCGTATGGGTTGCAGATTggtgagagtgagagagagaaagaaagatcgAAACTTTAGGTGATGGATCTACTTTTCTGTGGGTTAGAGAGAGAGTTCGAcaggggagagagagagagagagaaggctCACTGGCGACGCTAGCGATGGACGGTGAGGCGATCAGAGAAAGGGTCTTGGCCAGCGAACATGCAGTTGAGGAAGGCAACATGGGAAGGGCTTGGgcggaaaagaagaagaagattggggATTTAATTTGAgggtcaattttttttcttttacacaatatatatatattagttttttttattttcttattgatAATTGGGGAAGGTgggaaatgaaaatgggagagagggaaacaaaaaaaagacctacaatgtcggttttaaaccgacattaaagatctacttttttttttttaagaaaccgacattgtacatcCATTTTAGTTTTTCCCAACTGACATCAAAGCCCAGATTTCTTGTAGCATCCaactatataaattatattttatatatccatgatattcttttttttttaaatagtgaTTAGAATTTATCACTTCTAATAATCATTTTTCATCATCATCGTCATCATCATTGTCATCAATAGTCTTCCATTCAATAATATGATGTTAGAGATTATTTGTTGGCAATAACCTTGCAGTTGTTATTTAAGATGTCTTTGCATTGGTTGTTTCTcataaaggatttttttttttttaaatattgattatgcaaaaatactttcattttctgaattttctttttaatagtaTTTTTTGCCAATCTCTTTCCTTTTCTGTGTATGACTGCTTTGGAAGTTAGAGTTGCTTATCCTATATCCCTTGTGCATATTTAAATGACATTCTAGTCCTTCGTCTAGGTTGACCGATTTTGTTGAGAATAATATTGTGTTCTATTGTTGTGTGTGTTCGGTCGCAATTGAAATTATAATTATGGAAAGAAGAGAGATTTTCATTGTTCAGAAATGTACTCCAAGTCATTCATTGCATACATATTGTGATTCATTTGAGAAGGAATTCTCAAGCTTAGGGGGAGTTAAAGCTATTCAAGCAAAAGAGACTTTGTTCTAAGAATGGAATATACAGTTCGAGTGAGGAGTTTTATGACTGGAGGGGAGCTCGAGTCTTGTAGAGAGCGAGTCTCAgtcttaggggagcctaagacaTTCTTTACTAATACCATAACTTAGAGGAAAGCGTAGTTACCATGGGAGGGAGTCTCAACCCTAGGGGAAGCCTAGGTGAACAATTGAGTGATTAAGTTGTTTAGGAGTCAATGtaattatataacaattatagaTAAGTACTATGTTGTAATTTCTTATCATTGATTTTATTGAAGTTATCTTTCCTGGGCATACTACCTCCCAGACGTAGGTGAATTTACCGAATTGGGTTACTAatctcttatatttttttatttatttctagtAATTGTTCTATGAAATACTGTAATATTGTCTATAACATTGTTAATGTGCAGTAAACACCtccatacatttttttaatggttcatataattattaaatattttttcaaattggtATTTACTCAAACAAATATTTTCTTGACCACTATTTACtgatgaataattaattaatttactgATGAATCTCATCCATGTTAATTAATAAAGAAGAGTTACTCCCatccatattaattaattttagaaacatGTCAGTTGAATTATATTCGTATCATTGTTTCTTTCATCTTTGTGGGAGGGATAGACCGTATTCTATTTTTTTGATATTCTTCACTACTCCCCATGTTATAAACATCAGACCCACACAACTTATCTTTTAACTCTACTTAATATATGTTTTGTGTTGAATAAACGGTTCATATTTTACTTTACACACAATTTCTTCCAATAACCCATCCACTCACCTCTTAGTTTTTATCAATTATTTGCAATGCCAAAAATTGTGTACTTGGAACTTTGAATTTCTCATATTTATTTCACTAACAAACAATGTAATCGTTATAGCTAATAAAATATTTACCAATCCATAGTTTAAAATTGTATAACCTATTTGGAAGATTTCCAAACAAAAGTTTCAttccattaaaagaaaattccaGACACTAATGACATCTTTTGGAACAAAATTGCTATCCATTCTAAAATTACTAGTTAAATCTATATTCATGATacttaaaatttcaaacaaattcaTCATATGACATCttttaagaaataaagaaacataTCATTGAAGAGAAGAATGCCAAAAATCCCTTCATCTAAGGAGGAACCATTATTGTTCTTTGGTTCAAACTCACAAAAGTTAAGAATGACATTCAAACAAAGTTATCTTATTTCTAAACCAAAATTATATATCAATTCATATTCATACTAACAAAAAGGGGTTGGGGGTTTGGTGCCTAATAGGgtattcaaaataatttaaaacaaatattttaaaataatttgaccaaCCCTTCaaagttatcaataataataaatattatgaGAATAAACAAGCCttgaaaaaattatgaaaaaaaataaaaacgaaaaTCCCAGCTATTAGCCTTGAATAAGTCCAAATGGTCAGGTTCAAACGACTTAAGTGGCATTTAATCATGAGACTTGAAATGTCCGTGGGGATTATTTGAGTTAAAAAATGTTGACAATGCTACAATATTCTTCTTCCTATTATAGATTTTGTTTTATCTCTAtgcttttaaatatttaattttaatcctATATTTCGAAGTCTTAAAATTTGTCAATATGGTTAACTTATtgatgctttattttttttttttaaaaaaatggtcattttcattaaattaaaaatatacatacataatatttttctctatgaaaattattattgttattattatttaattaattttgataaaatttaattttaaatgacttGGTTTAATAATTTAAGATGTATCGACAAAATATAGGACTTCAAAAAAAAAGTATccagattaaatttaaaatttattaaaagcttATAAATTATAATCTGATAATTCGAACTTAAAATACTAAAACGAAATTGGTGTGtagaatcaaaatcaaattttatccaaataaaaatgaatgatCAACCTATTTGttgagtctttttttttttttttaatttatttatcaaacagTGGTTCCACAATGGTCCACTTTGCCTTGAATGCCACTCTATTTCAACTCACTCCTTCAACCAATCACACccataataatataaaaattctttaaattaaataatttgttttagtccttaaatttatttagaatttaCTCACTAATTTTAACACGTGTCGGACAATTATTGATTTATCCAACACTGGTTAAAgtgacaaaaataaatttaaggacttaacaaattatttaatttaaagaatttttATATTACATGGTGTAATTTGGTTGAAGGAGTAAATTGAAATAGAATGTCATTATGGATAAATTCataacatattaaaattttctaaaattcaacCCATGGAATcttaagttttttattttatgaccAATAATTTCATGaatttcaatgtgttgaatTAGTCAATAATTTATTAGACAAAACAATTGATAATTcatatacaaaattgaaaattgaaaattaaaagatacactttttaaaatttattggatACAAAATTAAAGGTTTATGTATCTATTTGacactttttaaagttaaaGAACTAAATAGATACAAACTTAAAAGTTCAATGTCTAAATGTGTAATttgaccaaaattttaaaataatattttgatcaGCTTTCAAATattcgtttttatttttagaccatatatttttatatgtcaaattttaattgtttaCTTTTAATATATCTTAAAAGTAATCTATGccgatttgaattttttctttttttaaaaaaaaaaaaacatagatagACATCTTTTGTTTGAGcataaatttaaacattgacgttttcttttcttttcttttgataaTATGTGTggtattaatttttaaaacatatggAGTGATAGACGGAACATTatttaaactcaaaattgataaaataatttttttgttagttAAGCTATGAACTATTTTTACATGTGTTGTAGTTGAagttatttctttctttattcaattaaataaattaataaattatttaatgacGTATCAAATAATGAATAGAAGGAGTCGATGCTACCAAAATACTAGATTTTTTTACATAATAATGTGCTTCTTCTCAAATTATTGCCAACTCACTATTCACTTCAATcattatatatatctttttactttatctttttatttcGGTGCGGTGCGGTGGTTAGCTTTTCCCTTTGAACCTTCTGCTTGCGGTTGAGCCACCGTCTGCCGGTGGGGCCGCCACCGCCCTCCGTTCCCCATCCACTCTCCTTCTCTCCTAATCTTATATGCTTTTCGAATCTCTCCATTAGCTTTCCATAACAAAcattggttatttatttatttatttattttattttatgtttcctCTATAAGTATTGGATCCTAATTCCT
Proteins encoded:
- the LOC120067553 gene encoding cytochrome b-c1 complex subunit 7-2, mitochondrial-like — encoded protein: MREIKMASFLQSFIDPKKNWFARQHMKALTQRLRNYGLRYDDLYDPYYDIDVKEALNRLPREVVDARNQCLKRTIDLSMKHQYLPDDLQAMQTPFRSYLQDMLAFVS